The Deinococcus radiotolerans genome segment TCTTTGACCGCATGCAGGCCGTCTGGAACAGCGAAGTGCCGTCCCTGCCCCTGTACTTCCGCGTGAACGTGTACACCAAGGTGCCTGGCCTGGTGAACTACACCTTCAGCGCCATCACGCAGTACCCCAGCTGGAACGCCGCGAACATCGGCTGGGCCAGCAAGGGCGCCGCCGAGGAGTACAAGCAGAAGTAACCGCCTTACCGCGCGGCCCGTACGGGGCGGCGCGGGGCAGGCAGGGGGAGGGCCGGCGCCGTCACGCCGCCTTCCCCCTGCCCCGTGTTTCAGGAGTTCGACATGGGAACCTACGCATTACGCCGCGTCATTCAGATGATCCCGCTGCTGCTGGTGATCAGCCTGCTGATCTTCGCGCTGACCGCCCTGCAACCCGGTGACCCGGTGGATCAGCTGGTGTTCGGGAACAGCAACATCACCCCCGAGGATATCGCCCGCCTGAAAGCGGCGTACGGTCTGGATCAGCCGTGGATCACGCGGTACTTCTTCTGGCTCAAGCAGGCCGTGACCGGGAATTTTGGGTACTCGCAGGACTTCGGGGTGCCCGCGCTGGACTTCGTGTTCCAGAGTCGCCTGCCCAACACCCTGCTCCTGACCGTCCCGGCGCTGGTCATCAGTACGCTGATCGCCGTGCCGCTGGGTATCTTCAGCGCGGTGCGGCAGTACTCGGCGCTGGATTACGTGCTGACCTTCCTGGCGTTCCTGGCGGTCAGCGCCCCGGTGTTCTGGGTGGGGGCGCTCGCGCTGTACTTCTTCGCGGTGTACCTGCCTGGCGCGACTGGTGGGGCGCTGTCCCTGCCACCTGGGGGCCTGGGCAGCCCGGACCTACCCGCGGACGCGAGTGCCTGGGTGGTCTTCGCGGACAAACTGAAGTACCTGCTGCTGCCCATGATGATCCTGATGCTGCGCGAGATTGCCGTGACGCTGCGCTTCATGCGCGCCAACATGCTCGAGACCCTCACGCAGGATTACGTGCGGACCGCCCGGGCCAAGGGCCTCGCGGACCGCCGGGTGCTGTACAAGCACGCGCTGCGCAACGCCGTGACGCCCATCGTGACCCTGCTGGGCCTAAGCATCCCCGGGCTGTTCGGCGGAGCCGTGATCACCGAGACGGTATTCTCCTGGCCCGGCATGGGCAAGGCCATCCTGGACGCGCTGGTCAGCAAGGACTTCAACGTGGTCATGGTCTGCCTGATGATGCTGGCCGTGCTGACCGTGGTGTTCCAGCTGCTGACTGACCTTGCCTACGCCATCGTTGACCCCCGGATCCGGTACGCCTGATGACTACAGTGCCCGCACCTGCCGCCGCTCCTGCCCGGAGCCGCTCGACCTTCCAGATTGCTCTGCGCCGACTGCGCAGGCACAAGGCCGCCATGGCCAGCCTGATCGTGATCACCGCGCTGATCCTGCTGGCCCTGTTCGCTCCGGTCATCGCGCCGTACGATCCCAACGCGCAGGACCTGAACGGCATCTACGCGCCGCCGGGCGCGCAGCACGTGCTGGGGCAGGACAGTCTGGGCCGCGATCTGCTCTCACGCATCATCTACGGCAGCCGCGTGAGTCTCATCGTGGGCTTCACGGTGGCGCTGTTCAGCGTCGCGCTCGGGACCGTGATGGGCCTCCTGGCGGGCTTCCTGGGGCGCTGGGTGGACACGACCATCAGCCGCTTCATCGAGATCATGCTGTCCATCCCCGAACTGCCCCTCCAGCTGACCCTCAGCGGCCTGTTCGCCGTGAGTGACGTTCCGACCATCGCGGCGCTGCGGCAGAATCCGAACTCCAGCGTGTTCATCATCGTCGGGATCTTCACCTTCTTCGGCTGGATGGGCACGGCCCGGCTCGTGCGTGGCGAGGTGCTGAAACTCAAGAACCTGGAGTACGTGGACGCTGCCCGCGCGCTGGGTGCGAACAGCAGCCGCATCATGTTCCGGCACCTCGTGCCGAACGTCGTAGCCGTCATCATCGTGAACGGCACCCTCGCGGTGGGCGGCGCGATTCTGGGGGAGGCGGCGCTGTCCTTCCTGGGGTTCGGCATCCAGCCCCCGGTGAGCACCTGGGGCAACATGCTCTCCAACGCGAACGAGGTCGTGCTGGAACACCCGTTCATCGCGGTGTACCCGGGCCTGGCGATCCTGCTGACCGTGCTGGCCTTCAATTTCCTGGGAGACGGCCTGCGCGACGCCTTCGACCCCAAGAGCCGCCTGTAACTCAGGTGCTGAGATTCCGGCCCCCGCTGCGGCGGGGGTTTTCCATGTGTGGCGCTTCCGGTCGCGTATCCTGGAGGCGTGATCGTGCTCGGTATTGACCCCGGACTTGCAAACCTCGGCCTTGGGCTGGTGGAAGGTGACGTGCGCAAGGCCCGTCACCTGTACCACGTGTGCCTGACCACCGAGAGTGCCTGGATCATGCCGCGCCGCCTCCAGTACATCCACGAGGAGGTCAGCCGCCTGCTGACCGAGTACCGCCCGGACGCCGTGGCCATCGAGGACCAGATCCTGCGCAAGCAGGCGGACGTGGCCTTCAAGGTCGGGCAGGCGTTCGGCGTGGTGCAGCTGGCGTGCGCGCAGGCGGGCGTGCCCGTGCATACCTACGGCCCCATGCAGGTCAAGCGCTCCCTGGTCGGTACCGGGCGCGCGGAGAAGGAACAGGTCATCTACATGGTCAAGGCGAGCCTGGGCGTGCGTGAACTGTTCAACAACCACGCGGCGGACGCGCTTGCCCTGGCCCTGACCCACCTGGCGAGCGCACCCCTACAGGCCCGCACAGCCGGACTGGCGCTGCGCTGAGCGGCATGACGCTGCTGCTGGCCCTCCTGCTGTCGGTCACGTTGACCTCGGCGTGGCTGTGGTTCTTCGTGCGCCGGGACCGCCACCCGGAACCCCTGTGGCTGCTGGCCCGCACCTTCGCGTGGGGCATGCTGGCGTGGGTGATCTCGGCCGCGCTGGAAGCCAGCCTGGGCCGCCTGACGATGTCCCCGCTGCCGCTGGTGGCGGCCGTGGTGGTGCTGCTCAC includes the following:
- a CDS encoding ABC transporter permease; protein product: MTTVPAPAAAPARSRSTFQIALRRLRRHKAAMASLIVITALILLALFAPVIAPYDPNAQDLNGIYAPPGAQHVLGQDSLGRDLLSRIIYGSRVSLIVGFTVALFSVALGTVMGLLAGFLGRWVDTTISRFIEIMLSIPELPLQLTLSGLFAVSDVPTIAALRQNPNSSVFIIVGIFTFFGWMGTARLVRGEVLKLKNLEYVDAARALGANSSRIMFRHLVPNVVAVIIVNGTLAVGGAILGEAALSFLGFGIQPPVSTWGNMLSNANEVVLEHPFIAVYPGLAILLTVLAFNFLGDGLRDAFDPKSRL
- the ruvC gene encoding crossover junction endodeoxyribonuclease RuvC, with translation MIVLGIDPGLANLGLGLVEGDVRKARHLYHVCLTTESAWIMPRRLQYIHEEVSRLLTEYRPDAVAIEDQILRKQADVAFKVGQAFGVVQLACAQAGVPVHTYGPMQVKRSLVGTGRAEKEQVIYMVKASLGVRELFNNHAADALALALTHLASAPLQARTAGLALR
- a CDS encoding ABC transporter permease, with translation MGTYALRRVIQMIPLLLVISLLIFALTALQPGDPVDQLVFGNSNITPEDIARLKAAYGLDQPWITRYFFWLKQAVTGNFGYSQDFGVPALDFVFQSRLPNTLLLTVPALVISTLIAVPLGIFSAVRQYSALDYVLTFLAFLAVSAPVFWVGALALYFFAVYLPGATGGALSLPPGGLGSPDLPADASAWVVFADKLKYLLLPMMILMLREIAVTLRFMRANMLETLTQDYVRTARAKGLADRRVLYKHALRNAVTPIVTLLGLSIPGLFGGAVITETVFSWPGMGKAILDALVSKDFNVVMVCLMMLAVLTVVFQLLTDLAYAIVDPRIRYA